A single region of the Fimbriimonadaceae bacterium genome encodes:
- a CDS encoding TlpA family protein disulfide reductase, with translation MLPHEKEMVERLKDKPFALLGLNSDGDRAVVNKILKEQGITWRQGILGSTNGDLPRKWNVRGWPTIYIIDHKGVIRFKDLRDEQMEDAVNKLLKEMESGKS, from the coding sequence ATGTTGCCGCACGAGAAAGAGATGGTGGAGCGTCTGAAAGACAAACCTTTTGCTCTCCTCGGGCTCAACAGCGATGGCGACCGTGCAGTCGTCAATAAAATCTTAAAGGAACAGGGAATCACATGGAGACAGGGCATCCTTGGTTCGACCAATGGTGACCTTCCCCGAAAGTGGAACGTTCGTGGCTGGCCCACGATCTACATCATCGATCACAAGGGCGTCATCCGCTTCAAAGACCTTCGGGATGAGCAGATGGAAGACGCCGTCAATAAACTCCTCAAAGAGATGGAGTCCGGCAAGTCATAG
- a CDS encoding translocation/assembly module TamB domain-containing protein: MKLLTRFAGWLTLVAPILIFTFWGATYVFACFDQLLSPGKPLDVSIPTRSGDLRLKADRYSISIWQGALIADKVRIYEADGSLLAGADRLTATMPGSDQQWNGPVNVRVRGLQAVLKRNADRSFPALNYLPESTDEPSTTPFSVEIEGAKLTVEDDADGGLLTGEYRIGSAKVEGLGEQWVAKLDLARSGAAGSILASLRQDPSSALVAEVEFLDAQGADIVGKLAGIEDFKDEEWPRLISAKTLILNGKATLIFPKDGDWTMKSRLDVQARGVAYGKDWQAQEANFLGEVRESGATGQIKAVAGGQPANFDGRADWSGDLQIAGRASARVASLSRLPASLRKDIPAGADFSDASFEGWVGYHAKDGPSLTGEVKAAALQWQDESLRSPRADLGYANGRLVADVRGGSVLGGTTSGILQYEEKTGKLSGELDVSNINLSSVGKKYLDRGMKGTGQVSVLLNGTTDAPLIELRAHGLGSVVIADNRYSPTSNIEFGGMFTEAGLDIRRLKVYYGETAAMLTGQWDAKDGKLSIDGSVRRLQLEDWLENTTGTANAEITIAGTAEKPELSGFAEVYAAKIYDYALPFASSDFVIEKDRVLASDMLLTRGASKVRGEVAYAFESGKLDGTLSGESIQLAEWGPEEISGLVDFDKAKVGGTLEHPRVEGKLLVEALLLHSVPLDSGEATVVLDGKTLDVLSLSIQGDAGAATGKGFYNLETQSGQFEATCDKVVLAEVLPELPEQTQIDGTLRQVQAVATIQDGRISVATAEGTVSALSINRTPLGQGQWSARIDGDDYSASATIGQIDAYIEANNLKYNISTKATSGEVYVKGFPVRDLYRLGRPYVTVQSGQAAPPKFEMPAALIEQLDRFQGTLNAGLILSGTLDSVNIECPDLTLEKMELDGQTAGELATAFVRKDQVWNVEKFTWKGGPGNLTITGTVDEHGEMDLDGEVKNFKPAWLATVLRDFPTIPGEATMSFIATGPTQSPVIHASFDGEIVAERVASAALAGEEAIAAETKTGRAPLGLVLDTIEVEQGSITAQGRLNYGGFQGRIDAKVPFEYPFTIPEDQPIFAKLDFGKRSLTELKELIPSLDEKRTQGEATASLTITGTKADIVVDGSVLVNAKALAIDSMRTYLTDLNASVKIDEDRLQLSATALSSRASSNKSQGSVDVVAVVGLSELTQALSASPDLDSIPVDANVKLANFAVSEDLQERIGGKSEPRLKGSGTVDGEVFVGGTLGNLVIQTNSPLILSNVDGTFISSFEGGAYQEPSPNAPKLGIDFVVGSASKPADVNVSNAVFAMYGQGRIEGTTEQPDARANLTLSSGTIRLPNARVMMDDGGTMRFIYKGGRPDQAETRLDVDLTGRTSLSARSSTGLVERYEIRIAVTGNLLEPEGQRILATSEPADLSQQKILALLGQSQIFENLDPGADSQQLQRQLQEALAGVALPVVFDAVTGELARSLGLDFLNFEYNGYEGAVVAFGKSLGRNLTLQGRRQLQDRPGEIIRYDLSLVYRPFQRRGSFRNVSFTAGMDQDRPYKIGIEYTIRF; encoded by the coding sequence ATGAAGCTGCTTACCCGCTTTGCTGGCTGGCTCACCCTCGTTGCCCCCATCCTGATATTCACTTTTTGGGGTGCAACCTACGTGTTTGCCTGTTTCGACCAGTTGCTCTCCCCTGGCAAGCCGCTTGATGTCTCCATACCCACCCGCTCTGGCGACCTCCGGCTCAAGGCTGATCGCTACTCCATCAGTATTTGGCAAGGGGCTCTCATCGCCGACAAGGTGAGGATTTATGAAGCCGACGGAAGCCTCCTTGCCGGAGCCGACCGCCTGACCGCGACGATGCCCGGCTCAGACCAACAGTGGAATGGGCCCGTAAACGTTCGCGTGCGCGGGTTGCAGGCCGTGCTCAAGCGCAACGCCGATCGCAGCTTCCCCGCCCTGAACTATCTGCCTGAGTCCACCGACGAACCGAGCACAACCCCGTTCTCCGTCGAGATCGAAGGGGCAAAGCTCACCGTAGAAGATGACGCCGATGGCGGGCTCCTCACCGGCGAATACAGAATCGGCTCTGCAAAAGTGGAGGGGCTCGGAGAGCAGTGGGTCGCCAAGCTCGACCTCGCCCGTTCGGGAGCCGCCGGTTCCATCCTCGCCTCGCTTCGGCAAGATCCAAGCTCCGCCCTCGTCGCCGAAGTGGAGTTCCTTGATGCCCAAGGCGCTGACATCGTGGGCAAACTCGCAGGCATTGAAGACTTTAAAGACGAAGAGTGGCCCCGGCTCATTTCGGCAAAAACACTTATTCTGAACGGTAAGGCCACCCTCATCTTCCCCAAAGATGGTGACTGGACAATGAAGTCAAGGCTCGATGTCCAGGCGCGTGGAGTGGCTTACGGCAAAGATTGGCAAGCGCAAGAAGCAAACTTCCTCGGTGAAGTTCGTGAGAGTGGCGCTACCGGTCAAATCAAAGCGGTCGCTGGTGGACAGCCCGCCAACTTCGACGGTCGTGCCGACTGGTCCGGCGACCTGCAGATCGCAGGCCGAGCCTCGGCAAGAGTCGCAAGCCTAAGCCGTTTGCCCGCAAGCCTCCGTAAAGATATCCCCGCCGGAGCCGACTTCAGCGATGCCTCTTTCGAGGGTTGGGTGGGTTATCACGCAAAGGATGGACCGAGCCTCACCGGCGAGGTGAAGGCGGCTGCCCTCCAGTGGCAAGACGAATCGCTTCGCTCCCCACGGGCCGATCTTGGCTATGCAAACGGCAGGCTCGTCGCCGATGTTCGCGGAGGTTCGGTGCTGGGCGGCACGACGTCTGGAATCCTACAGTACGAAGAGAAGACGGGAAAGCTAAGCGGCGAACTTGACGTCAGCAATATCAACCTCTCCAGCGTCGGAAAGAAATATCTCGACCGAGGCATGAAAGGCACTGGGCAAGTCTCTGTACTTCTCAACGGCACCACGGATGCCCCTCTTATCGAACTCCGCGCCCACGGGCTCGGCAGTGTCGTCATCGCTGATAACCGCTACTCGCCGACATCGAATATCGAGTTCGGCGGAATGTTCACCGAAGCGGGCCTGGACATACGACGCCTCAAGGTCTACTACGGAGAGACTGCCGCGATGCTCACGGGGCAGTGGGACGCCAAAGACGGCAAGCTCTCAATCGATGGCAGCGTACGTCGTTTGCAGCTCGAAGACTGGCTTGAGAACACAACCGGAACCGCCAACGCAGAGATTACAATCGCCGGAACCGCCGAGAAGCCGGAGCTATCCGGATTCGCCGAGGTTTACGCCGCGAAGATCTACGACTACGCACTCCCCTTCGCGAGCTCTGATTTCGTCATCGAAAAAGATCGTGTGCTTGCCAGCGATATGCTGCTCACCCGAGGCGCATCAAAGGTTCGGGGTGAGGTGGCATACGCTTTTGAGAGCGGCAAGCTCGACGGCACCCTTTCGGGTGAATCCATCCAGCTTGCCGAATGGGGCCCTGAAGAGATATCTGGCCTCGTCGACTTCGATAAAGCCAAAGTCGGTGGAACTCTCGAACACCCCCGCGTTGAAGGAAAGCTTCTCGTCGAAGCTCTCCTTCTGCACAGCGTCCCGCTGGATTCGGGCGAGGCTACTGTCGTGCTTGACGGCAAGACGCTCGACGTTCTTTCCCTCAGTATTCAAGGTGACGCTGGAGCGGCAACTGGTAAAGGCTTCTACAACTTGGAGACGCAGAGTGGACAGTTTGAGGCGACTTGCGACAAGGTCGTCCTCGCAGAAGTGTTGCCCGAACTCCCCGAGCAAACCCAGATCGACGGCACCCTCCGACAGGTCCAAGCCGTTGCCACCATTCAAGACGGCAGAATCTCTGTGGCTACCGCCGAGGGAACCGTCAGCGCACTCAGTATCAACCGCACACCGTTGGGGCAGGGGCAGTGGTCGGCAAGAATCGATGGGGACGATTATTCGGCCTCGGCAACCATTGGTCAAATCGACGCATATATAGAAGCTAACAATTTAAAGTACAACATATCGACGAAAGCGACCTCGGGCGAGGTCTACGTCAAGGGCTTCCCCGTTCGTGATCTCTACCGGCTGGGCAGACCCTATGTCACCGTACAATCCGGTCAAGCCGCGCCCCCTAAATTCGAGATGCCTGCCGCGCTCATAGAGCAACTTGACCGGTTCCAGGGCACGCTCAACGCCGGTCTCATCCTTTCGGGAACGCTCGATAGCGTCAATATCGAGTGCCCCGACCTCACGCTCGAAAAAATGGAGCTTGACGGACAGACCGCCGGAGAGCTTGCCACTGCGTTCGTCCGCAAAGACCAGGTCTGGAATGTCGAAAAGTTCACGTGGAAAGGTGGCCCCGGAAACCTCACAATCACCGGAACAGTCGATGAGCACGGCGAAATGGACCTTGACGGCGAAGTCAAGAACTTCAAACCGGCATGGCTCGCCACCGTTTTGAGGGATTTCCCCACCATCCCCGGCGAAGCCACGATGTCGTTTATCGCCACCGGGCCGACCCAAAGCCCCGTCATCCACGCCAGCTTCGATGGTGAGATTGTGGCGGAGCGGGTCGCAAGCGCTGCGCTCGCGGGTGAAGAAGCCATCGCCGCCGAAACCAAAACCGGACGAGCGCCTCTTGGGTTGGTCCTCGACACCATCGAAGTCGAACAAGGCTCCATCACAGCCCAGGGTCGACTCAATTACGGAGGTTTCCAAGGCCGGATTGACGCCAAGGTACCGTTCGAATATCCCTTCACCATCCCCGAAGATCAGCCGATCTTTGCCAAACTCGACTTCGGAAAGCGAAGCTTGACCGAACTCAAAGAGCTGATTCCCTCGCTCGACGAGAAGCGAACGCAAGGCGAAGCGACGGCATCGCTCACGATCACTGGCACAAAGGCCGATATCGTTGTCGATGGGTCGGTCCTCGTCAATGCCAAAGCTCTCGCCATCGATTCGATGCGAACTTATCTCACAGACCTTAATGCATCGGTAAAGATTGACGAGGACAGACTTCAGCTCAGCGCCACCGCACTTAGCAGTCGGGCTTCTTCCAACAAGAGCCAGGGCAGCGTTGACGTCGTTGCCGTAGTGGGTCTAAGTGAGCTCACTCAAGCCCTCTCCGCATCGCCCGACCTCGATTCCATCCCCGTGGATGCCAACGTCAAGCTTGCCAACTTTGCCGTTAGCGAGGACCTGCAAGAACGGATTGGTGGAAAGTCAGAGCCCCGGCTAAAAGGATCGGGAACGGTTGATGGAGAGGTCTTCGTTGGAGGAACGCTAGGAAACCTAGTGATCCAAACCAACTCCCCACTGATCCTCTCAAATGTCGACGGCACGTTCATCAGTTCGTTCGAGGGTGGCGCGTATCAAGAGCCCTCCCCCAACGCTCCCAAACTCGGCATCGACTTTGTGGTCGGCTCTGCCTCCAAGCCCGCCGACGTCAACGTCTCGAACGCGGTTTTTGCCATGTATGGTCAGGGCCGTATCGAAGGCACAACCGAGCAGCCCGACGCCCGCGCAAATCTGACGCTCTCATCAGGGACGATCCGCCTCCCCAACGCCCGAGTGATGATGGACGACGGCGGTACGATGCGGTTCATCTACAAGGGTGGCCGCCCTGACCAAGCTGAGACGCGTCTGGATGTGGACCTCACCGGACGGACGAGCTTATCCGCACGAAGCTCAACGGGACTTGTCGAGCGATACGAAATCCGAATCGCCGTAACCGGAAACCTCCTTGAGCCGGAGGGGCAGCGTATTCTCGCCACCAGCGAACCCGCCGACCTCTCCCAGCAGAAGATTCTCGCCCTGCTCGGGCAAAGCCAAATCTTTGAGAACCTCGATCCAGGAGCGGATTCTCAGCAGCTCCAGCGCCAACTGCAAGAGGCTCTCGCTGGTGTGGCGCTGCCGGTCGTCTTCGACGCTGTTACAGGTGAACTGGCCCGCAGCCTTGGTCTCGACTTCCTTAACTTCGAGTACAACGGATACGAAGGCGCTGTGGTTGCCTTTGGAAAATCGCTCGGCAGAAATCTCACCCTGCAAGGTCGACGACAGCTGCAAGACCGCCCTGGCGAGATCATCCGGTACGACCTCAGCCTTGTCTATCGCCCGTTCCAAAGGAGGGGCTCTTTCCGAAACGTCTCCTTCACAGCTGGAATGGATCAAGATAGGCCCTACAAGATCGGCATTGAGTACACGATCCGCTTCTAA
- a CDS encoding competence/damage-inducible protein A codes for MTAEIVSVGTEILMGQIVDTNAQHLGQLLPEFGIVHRYRQTVGDNAERLAEALKLALSRADIVFTIGGLGPTEDDLTRDGIAAALQEELILDKVLEERLRKLFALRNLPWMETQIRQAMLPPSAEPIKNPNGTAPGLICQKDGKIVIALPGPRGEFVPMVDGPVHEFLTSLAADEVIRSRFLKVVGMGESIVEDRLRDLMSVDNPSVAPYAKPGEVHLRLTAKASNKVEADMMLRPLEAEIRSRIGDAIFGKGNQTLEEVILELLRKAKQTLSVAESCTGGGLGSRLTNVPGSSDVFVGGIISYANEVKTSHLDVHPAMLSEGGPGAVSAECAEAMAQGAAKNLKTDWSLSITGIAGPGGATPGKPVGLVYIGLQSPRGVQVEEHRFRGDRSSVRERSVLSALSLLWRELKHG; via the coding sequence ATGACTGCCGAAATCGTCTCCGTAGGAACGGAGATTCTCATGGGCCAAATCGTCGACACGAATGCCCAGCACCTGGGACAGCTTCTCCCAGAATTCGGCATCGTGCATCGGTACCGCCAAACCGTCGGCGATAACGCCGAACGCCTTGCCGAGGCGCTTAAGCTAGCGCTGTCCCGCGCAGACATTGTCTTTACCATCGGCGGCCTCGGCCCAACCGAAGACGATCTCACTCGCGACGGCATTGCTGCTGCCCTTCAGGAAGAGTTGATCTTGGATAAGGTGCTTGAAGAAAGGCTCCGTAAGCTCTTTGCGCTCCGCAATCTGCCCTGGATGGAGACTCAAATCCGGCAAGCCATGCTCCCCCCCAGCGCCGAGCCGATCAAGAATCCTAATGGAACCGCCCCTGGCCTCATCTGCCAAAAGGATGGAAAGATCGTCATCGCCCTGCCTGGACCCCGGGGTGAGTTCGTCCCGATGGTTGACGGTCCAGTTCACGAGTTCCTCACTTCTCTCGCTGCCGACGAGGTCATCCGCTCCCGATTCCTCAAGGTTGTCGGAATGGGCGAGAGCATCGTCGAAGACAGACTTCGCGACCTCATGTCGGTCGATAACCCAAGCGTTGCTCCCTACGCAAAGCCCGGTGAAGTTCATCTGAGGCTTACCGCAAAGGCGTCAAACAAGGTCGAAGCCGACATGATGCTGCGCCCCCTCGAAGCCGAAATCCGCAGTCGCATCGGAGACGCCATCTTTGGCAAGGGGAATCAAACGCTTGAAGAGGTCATTCTGGAACTGTTGCGGAAAGCGAAGCAGACCCTCTCCGTCGCAGAAAGCTGTACCGGCGGTGGGCTCGGTTCAAGACTCACCAACGTGCCCGGCTCTAGCGATGTGTTTGTCGGCGGCATCATCAGCTACGCCAACGAAGTCAAGACAAGCCATCTCGACGTCCATCCTGCGATGCTCAGCGAAGGCGGTCCCGGCGCGGTTTCAGCCGAATGCGCTGAAGCGATGGCCCAAGGAGCCGCCAAAAATCTCAAAACCGACTGGTCGCTCAGCATCACCGGAATCGCAGGACCGGGCGGGGCAACCCCTGGCAAACCTGTGGGTCTGGTCTATATCGGCCTGCAAAGCCCGAGAGGAGTGCAGGTCGAAGAGCACCGTTTTCGCGGAGATCGTTCAAGCGTTCGTGAAAGAAGCGTTCTATCCGCCCTTAGCCTGCTCTGGCGCGAACTCAAACACGGCTAA
- a CDS encoding redoxin domain-containing protein — MMKIKTVGILALALPLLIAATPQKKPTSEQLKQEFTKLQQEFYKAQEEYYAPYQKAAKDGKPPPKLDKSKDPALLFLARFKSFAKRAEGDLKAGPLAEGMVIQVAGDRDKKATEESIGKLLGMYITSPDLAQQLYPICMGYDMMLGWNTEESNKATTKALMTIETKSPHKEVRVAALYQRGVLLSSPYETEKPDIAAAKRVFNRVIEQYGDTQYAERAKGALFEMDNLSIGKVAPDFELEDENGVKWKLSDYRGKVVVLDFWGFW; from the coding sequence ATGATGAAAATCAAAACCGTCGGCATTTTGGCCTTGGCGCTGCCGCTATTGATAGCGGCAACGCCCCAAAAGAAGCCGACAAGTGAACAACTCAAGCAGGAGTTTACGAAGCTCCAGCAAGAATTCTACAAAGCGCAAGAGGAGTACTACGCTCCCTACCAAAAGGCGGCCAAAGATGGCAAGCCCCCGCCTAAGCTCGACAAATCGAAGGACCCAGCCTTGCTGTTCCTCGCAAGGTTTAAGAGCTTTGCCAAGAGAGCCGAAGGCGATTTGAAAGCCGGGCCGCTCGCCGAAGGGATGGTCATCCAAGTTGCCGGCGATAGGGACAAGAAGGCTACCGAGGAATCCATCGGCAAGCTGCTCGGGATGTATATCACATCACCTGATCTGGCACAGCAGCTCTATCCGATCTGTATGGGCTACGACATGATGCTGGGGTGGAACACGGAGGAATCGAACAAGGCAACGACGAAGGCGTTGATGACGATCGAAACCAAATCGCCCCACAAAGAGGTGCGGGTAGCCGCTCTCTATCAAAGGGGAGTACTACTAAGCTCGCCGTACGAAACGGAGAAGCCAGACATCGCCGCCGCCAAACGGGTTTTTAACCGTGTGATCGAACAGTACGGAGATACCCAGTACGCCGAGCGCGCCAAAGGCGCTCTGTTCGAGATGGACAATCTCTCGATCGGCAAAGTGGCTCCCGACTTCGAACTCGAAGACGAGAATGGTGTCAAGTGGAAGCTCTCCGACTACCGAGGCAAAGTGGTGGTCTTGGACTTCTGGGGGTTCTGGTGA
- a CDS encoding carbohydrate binding family 9 domain-containing protein has protein sequence MRFAVVGGLLMLVHGVVWGQESARKLPAAKIVTPPVIDGKLGDGEWEQASHCTGFVERFDGSAPVEKTEVWIGYDDKAIFVAFKCYDSEPQKIVAREIKPGVDLSGDDVVVFRIDPFNTQQYGSTSFFRVNAIGTQSEEIAGGRASKREWRGDWQAAAQKTDFGYVVEMRIPWEVIDHPTGGEPRDLNFNFVRWHGRQSKLSIWSFTTSSERPELNATWQGVQMPTSRSKPKIQLLPYTVGEWDFENSKIGLDAGLDVKIPISSQLTGVASFNPDFKNIEQSVVGIEFTRSERFLGDTRPFFAEGGSLFNLTWQHSIGRLFYSRRIADFDVGTKGYGKLTDKIAVGALATLGQDDEVNGAFNLDYDADAMTQYGLFGTTHNGSGRQNSAVGANVLKRLGNWFVSGEGIREMDANYNASAYSYSVDYQVPTLFATLRHMAIDPDFRPALAFIPFNDRRGTYLYSEYGRQLNDSWIQSYDANFFASSFDHYDGTEDEHGWDLSLGLRTRNDQRTSVSYENRVWEGARDTVWGVGHTIGQSNRFQRFNIYHQFGKRADQSYKLYSASGSLRVMRRIDVGAQYNKQEYFGTDDQFVGTVSWEIDAKRSLSGRLVQTNGTTNWYVAFRSAGFKGAELFVILGDPNTAEFRQRLAIKLVIPVG, from the coding sequence TTGCGATTTGCGGTTGTGGGCGGGCTCCTTATGCTCGTGCATGGTGTTGTGTGGGGTCAGGAGTCGGCGAGGAAGCTGCCGGCGGCAAAGATTGTGACGCCGCCCGTTATCGACGGAAAGCTCGGCGATGGCGAATGGGAGCAGGCCTCTCATTGCACCGGCTTTGTCGAGCGGTTCGACGGTTCGGCTCCTGTTGAAAAGACAGAGGTATGGATCGGCTACGACGACAAGGCGATCTTTGTGGCGTTCAAGTGCTACGATTCTGAGCCGCAGAAGATCGTCGCCCGAGAAATCAAGCCGGGAGTCGATTTGAGTGGCGATGACGTCGTTGTCTTTCGTATTGACCCCTTCAACACCCAACAGTACGGCAGCACGAGTTTCTTTCGCGTGAACGCGATTGGGACGCAGAGTGAAGAGATTGCCGGAGGCCGCGCAAGCAAGCGCGAGTGGCGGGGTGACTGGCAGGCGGCGGCTCAAAAAACTGATTTTGGCTACGTCGTGGAGATGCGAATTCCTTGGGAGGTCATCGACCACCCCACCGGAGGCGAGCCGCGCGATTTGAACTTTAACTTTGTGCGCTGGCACGGACGCCAAAGCAAGCTCTCCATTTGGAGCTTTACAACTTCCAGCGAACGCCCCGAGCTGAATGCGACCTGGCAGGGTGTGCAAATGCCGACTTCGCGCTCGAAGCCTAAGATTCAACTTCTGCCGTATACCGTTGGCGAATGGGATTTTGAGAACAGCAAGATCGGCCTTGATGCTGGCTTGGACGTCAAGATTCCAATCTCGTCGCAGTTGACGGGAGTTGCAAGCTTCAACCCCGACTTTAAGAATATCGAGCAATCAGTTGTGGGGATAGAGTTCACGCGGTCAGAGCGTTTCCTCGGCGATACAAGGCCATTCTTTGCCGAAGGTGGCAGCCTGTTTAATCTGACTTGGCAGCACAGCATCGGCAGACTTTTTTACAGCCGGAGGATCGCTGATTTTGACGTGGGAACGAAAGGCTACGGCAAGCTGACTGACAAGATTGCTGTCGGAGCTTTGGCGACGTTGGGACAGGACGACGAGGTGAACGGTGCGTTTAATCTCGATTACGACGCCGACGCAATGACGCAATATGGTTTATTTGGGACCACCCATAACGGTTCGGGCAGGCAGAACTCGGCGGTTGGCGCCAATGTCTTGAAGAGGCTCGGCAACTGGTTTGTGTCCGGTGAAGGGATTCGAGAGATGGATGCGAACTACAACGCGTCAGCATATTCGTATTCCGTCGACTATCAGGTGCCCACGCTGTTTGCGACGTTGAGGCACATGGCGATTGATCCGGACTTCCGTCCGGCGCTGGCCTTTATTCCGTTTAACGACCGTCGAGGGACTTACCTGTATTCCGAGTATGGAAGGCAGTTGAACGACTCTTGGATTCAGAGTTACGACGCCAACTTCTTTGCATCGAGCTTTGATCATTACGACGGGACTGAAGACGAGCACGGCTGGGATTTGAGCCTTGGCTTGCGCACACGCAACGATCAGCGGACGTCGGTGAGCTATGAGAATCGGGTGTGGGAAGGTGCAAGGGATACCGTTTGGGGCGTAGGGCACACCATCGGTCAGAGCAACCGTTTCCAGAGGTTTAACATTTACCACCAATTCGGCAAGAGAGCCGATCAGTCTTACAAGCTCTACAGCGCCTCGGGAAGCCTGCGGGTGATGCGAAGGATCGACGTTGGCGCACAGTACAACAAGCAGGAGTATTTCGGCACTGACGACCAGTTTGTCGGTACGGTTTCTTGGGAGATCGACGCAAAACGATCGTTAAGCGGGCGGCTAGTACAAACCAATGGGACCACAAACTGGTATGTGGCCTTTCGGAGCGCGGGCTTTAAAGGCGCGGAGCTCTTTGTAATTTTGGGCGACCCCAATACGGCAGAGTTTCGTCAGCGGCTTGCGATCAAGCTTGTGATTCCGGTCGGGTAG
- the lipA gene encoding lipoyl synthase produces MTQRLPEWLKIRLPRPEVIKEVEGMMRSKNLHTVCESARCPNLPECWSKKTATFMILGDTCTRSCGFCAIKVGKGLELDPFEPANVAKVSADLGLKHVVVTSVARDDLPDEGAEQFAQTIRAMRHKSPLAIVEVLTPDFKAKPELVKIVCDARPDIYNHNIETISRLHKIVRPQAKYGRTLRVLEMVKEYDSTIYTKSGIMLGLGETRDEVLQVLKDLRSVGVDAVTIGQYLRPTMKHLPVHSFIHPDEFKEYETIGEELGFAFVASGPFIRSSYNAIEFSKKVMGERLAAMDAQEARKGVGKGIPLPIAE; encoded by the coding sequence ATGACGCAGCGTCTCCCCGAATGGCTCAAAATCCGCCTCCCAAGGCCGGAGGTCATCAAGGAAGTTGAGGGGATGATGCGCTCGAAAAACCTCCACACTGTTTGTGAGAGCGCCCGCTGCCCGAACCTTCCCGAATGCTGGAGCAAGAAAACCGCGACCTTTATGATCCTGGGCGATACCTGCACCCGATCCTGTGGATTCTGTGCGATCAAGGTCGGTAAGGGGCTGGAGCTTGATCCGTTCGAGCCCGCCAATGTCGCCAAAGTCTCCGCCGACCTCGGACTGAAGCACGTTGTTGTCACCAGCGTAGCCCGTGACGATCTACCCGATGAGGGAGCGGAGCAGTTTGCCCAAACCATTCGTGCGATGCGGCACAAGTCGCCGCTTGCGATTGTCGAGGTGCTTACCCCCGACTTCAAAGCCAAGCCAGAACTCGTCAAGATCGTTTGCGACGCACGCCCCGATATCTACAACCACAACATCGAAACGATCTCCCGTTTGCACAAGATCGTGCGCCCACAGGCAAAATACGGCCGGACGCTTCGAGTGCTCGAAATGGTCAAGGAGTACGACTCAACGATCTATACAAAATCGGGCATTATGCTCGGTCTCGGCGAAACGAGAGATGAGGTTTTGCAGGTCTTGAAAGACCTCCGGTCCGTCGGCGTCGATGCCGTCACCATCGGGCAGTATCTGCGCCCGACGATGAAGCACCTGCCCGTCCACTCCTTCATCCATCCCGACGAGTTCAAAGAGTACGAAACCATCGGTGAAGAGCTTGGCTTTGCGTTTGTCGCTAGCGGACCATTTATCCGCAGCTCCTACAACGCCATCGAATTCAGCAAGAAAGTCATGGGCGAACGGCTCGCCGCGATGGATGCCCAGGAAGCCCGCAAGGGCGTCGGCAAGGGTATCCCCCTACCAATCGCTGAATGA